One window of Mesorhizobium sp. PAMC28654 genomic DNA carries:
- a CDS encoding IS3 family transposase (programmed frameshift) — protein sequence MTKQRQFTDAFKAEAVGLVRTSGRTKRQIAEDLGVGFSTLTRWMGRQLDREMGDPGRPPDADVAAELKRLRRENEILRQERDILKRATGFFRQGGKSVRFALIDQAKKDFPVDRLCATLGVSPSGYFAWGRRPACRRQRDDMIMLAHVRSSFALSNGTYGSPRMTRELQDNGFAIGRRRTARLMRENGLQARQKRRFKRTTDSEHAFPVAPNVIDQDFAATGPNQKWGADISYIWTREGWLYLAVVIDLFARKVVGWAAGNRLHRSLALAALNKAFVMRQPEPGLIHHSDRGSQYCSIDYQAELRAAGVIISMSGKGNCFDNAMVETFFKTLKTELIWRTSFLTRADAQAAIARYIDGFYNPIRRHSALDYISPMQFERNAAE from the exons ATGACGAAACAGAGACAGTTTACGGATGCGTTCAAGGCGGAGGCGGTTGGCCTTGTGCGAACGAGCGGTCGGACGAAGCGGCAGATCGCGGAGGATCTTGGTGTTGGTTTCTCGACGCTGACGCGATGGATGGGTCGGCAGCTGGATCGTGAGATGGGCGATCCTGGGCGTCCGCCTGATGCTGATGTCGCCGCTGAATTGAAACGGCTGCGGCGGGAGAATGAAATCCTTCGGCAGGAGCGGGATATCTTGAAACGGGCGACGG GCTTTTTTCGTCAAGGAGGGAAGTCGGTGAGGTTCGCGCTCATCGACCAGGCGAAGAAGGATTTCCCTGTGGACCGTTTGTGCGCGACGCTGGGTGTCAGCCCGAGCGGCTACTTTGCCTGGGGGCGCCGGCCGGCGTGCCGCCGGCAGCGCGACGACATGATAATGCTGGCGCATGTGCGATCGTCGTTCGCGCTGTCGAACGGAACCTATGGTAGCCCGCGCATGACGCGGGAACTGCAAGACAATGGCTTTGCCATTGGCCGGCGACGAACGGCGCGTCTGATGCGGGAGAATGGCCTCCAGGCAAGACAGAAGCGGCGGTTCAAGCGCACGACGGACAGCGAACACGCCTTTCCGGTTGCCCCCAATGTCATCGACCAGGATTTTGCCGCCACTGGTCCCAACCAGAAATGGGGTGCCGACATCTCCTACATCTGGACGCGGGAGGGCTGGTTGTACCTTGCTGTCGTCATCGATCTGTTTGCCCGCAAGGTCGTTGGCTGGGCTGCTGGCAACCGGCTACACCGCAGCCTGGCTCTGGCAGCGCTCAACAAGGCGTTCGTCATGCGGCAGCCGGAACCCGGCCTCATTCACCACTCCGACCGCGGCAGCCAATATTGTTCTATCGACTACCAAGCCGAATTGCGTGCCGCCGGCGTCATCATCTCAATGTCAGGCAAGGGCAATTGCTTTGATAACGCCATGGTCGAAACATTCTTCAAGACGCTGAAAACTGAACTGATCTGGCGCACCTCTTTCCTTACCCGCGCCGATGCCCAAGCCGCCATTGCCCGATATATCGACGGCTTCTACAATCCCATCCGGCGGCATTCCGCGCTCGACTACATCAGCCCGATGCAGTTCGAGCGAAACGCCGCCGAATGA
- a CDS encoding YciI family protein: MLYAILCYASEDVVCSWSKEQDDEVMANLLDVQEKYAQAGRLGPVARLLPTTAATTLRKVKGEAVVIDGPFAETKEQFLGFYTLECADLDEAVEFARELSEVNPSGGSYEIRPVSIFNPARVPA, encoded by the coding sequence ATGCTCTACGCCATCCTCTGCTACGCCTCCGAAGACGTCGTCTGCTCCTGGAGCAAGGAACAGGACGACGAGGTGATGGCCAATCTCCTCGACGTCCAGGAAAAATATGCTCAAGCGGGCCGGCTTGGCCCGGTGGCGCGGCTGCTGCCGACGACGGCGGCGACGACACTGAGGAAAGTCAAGGGTGAGGCTGTCGTCATCGACGGGCCGTTTGCCGAGACCAAGGAACAGTTTCTCGGCTTCTACACGCTCGAATGCGCCGATCTCGACGAGGCTGTCGAGTTCGCGCGCGAACTGTCCGAGGTCAATCCGAGCGGCGGTTCCTATGAGATACGGCCGGTTTCCATCTTCAATCCCGCCAGGGTTCCAGCATGA
- a CDS encoding RNA polymerase sigma factor — MTELAWISTAISTARPQAMGALLRYFRDLDAAEEAFQDACLKALKNWPQNGPPRDPAAWLIFVGRNSGIDAVRKRAKQAPMPEEDQISDLEDAESDIAERLDGAHYRDDILRLLFICCHPDLPATQQIAVALRIVSGLTVKQIARAFLVGESAMEQRITRAKARIADAGVPFETPGAVERSERLAAVAAMVYLIFNEGYSTNSGEAPARAPLCEEAIRLARLLLRLFQTEAEIMGLTALLLLQHARAPARFDENGEIVLLEVQDRSLWSRKMIDEGLALVDKALRHRKPGPYQVQAAIAALHARAVQADDTDWVEIDLLYGLLEQMQPSPVITLNRAVAVSKVRGPEAALAMIEPLEQRLSGYFHFFGLKGGLLMQLGRGEEARIAFDRAIALANTAAEAAHIRMHIDRLMKEGAATGTAQTAH, encoded by the coding sequence ATGACCGAACTCGCCTGGATCAGCACGGCGATCAGCACGGCGCGCCCTCAGGCGATGGGCGCGCTGCTGCGTTATTTTCGTGATCTCGATGCGGCCGAGGAAGCCTTTCAGGATGCCTGTCTCAAGGCGTTGAAGAACTGGCCGCAGAACGGACCGCCGCGCGATCCGGCCGCCTGGCTGATCTTTGTTGGCCGCAACAGCGGCATCGATGCGGTGCGCAAACGCGCCAAGCAGGCGCCGATGCCGGAAGAGGATCAGATCTCTGACCTCGAAGATGCCGAAAGCGATATCGCCGAACGGCTTGACGGCGCGCATTACCGCGATGACATCCTGCGGCTGCTGTTCATCTGCTGCCATCCGGACCTGCCGGCGACGCAGCAGATCGCGGTGGCGCTGCGCATCGTCTCCGGCCTCACGGTCAAGCAGATCGCGCGTGCCTTCCTCGTCGGTGAAAGCGCCATGGAGCAACGCATCACCCGTGCCAAGGCGCGCATCGCGGACGCCGGCGTGCCGTTCGAGACGCCAGGAGCGGTCGAGCGTTCCGAACGGCTCGCTGCCGTGGCCGCCATGGTCTATCTGATCTTCAACGAGGGTTATTCGACCAACAGCGGCGAAGCGCCTGCCCGTGCGCCGCTGTGCGAGGAAGCGATAAGGCTGGCCCGTTTGCTGCTGCGGCTGTTCCAGACCGAGGCCGAAATCATGGGGCTGACGGCGCTGCTGCTTCTCCAGCACGCCCGTGCCCCGGCGCGCTTCGATGAAAACGGCGAGATCGTGCTGCTCGAGGTCCAGGATCGCAGCCTGTGGAGCCGCAAGATGATCGACGAAGGGCTGGCGCTGGTCGACAAGGCTTTGCGTCATCGCAAGCCCGGCCCCTATCAGGTGCAGGCGGCGATCGCGGCGCTGCACGCGCGCGCCGTGCAGGCCGACGACACCGACTGGGTGGAAATAGACCTGCTCTACGGTCTGCTCGAGCAGATGCAGCCCTCGCCGGTGATCACCCTCAACCGCGCGGTCGCGGTTTCCAAGGTGCGCGGACCCGAGGCGGCGCTCGCCATGATCGAACCGCTGGAGCAGAGGCTGTCCGGCTATTTCCACTTCTTCGGTCTCAAGGGCGGCTTGCTGATGCAGCTTGGCCGGGGCGAGGAGGCGCGCATCGCCTTCGACCGTGCCATCGCACTTGCCAACACCGCCGCCGAGGCTGCCCATATCCGGATGCATATCGACCGGCTGATGAAGGAAGGTGCCGCGACGGGCACAGCCCAGACGGCGCACTGA
- a CDS encoding aldehyde dehydrogenase family protein — protein sequence MTIAKETAGLLGKLGVAGDVLEGGDLIVKSPVTGEKIAALKTISPADAARAIDGAHKAFQAWRMVPGPRRGELVRLLGEELRAHKAELGRLVSIEVGKIPSEGLGEVQEMIDICDFAVGLSRQLYGLTIATERPGHRMMETWHPLGVVGVISAFNFPVAVWSWNTALALVCGDAVVWKPSEKTPLTALACAAIFARAVKRFGSDAPDGLVSVLIGDRAVGEILVDHPKVPLVSATGSTRMGRDVGPRLAKRFARAVLELGGNNAGIVCPTADLDMALRAIAFGAMGTAGQRCTTLRRLFVHDSVYDQLVPRLKKAYQSVSVGNPLETTSLVGPLIDKAAFDAMRKAITEATAHGGKVTGGTRVENGHPDAYYVHPALVEMPKQVSPVTEETFAPILYVMKYSDFDAVLDEHNAVGAGLSSSIFTRDLQESERFLGVDGSDCGIANVNIGTSGAEIGGAFGGEKETGGGRESGSDAWKAYMRRATNTVNYSKALPLAQGVSFDIE from the coding sequence ATGACGATAGCGAAGGAAACGGCCGGGCTTCTGGGCAAGCTTGGTGTTGCCGGTGATGTGCTCGAGGGTGGCGACCTGATCGTGAAGAGCCCGGTGACGGGCGAGAAGATCGCGGCGCTGAAGACGATTTCGCCGGCCGATGCGGCGAGGGCGATCGACGGCGCCCACAAGGCGTTCCAGGCGTGGCGGATGGTGCCGGGCCCCAGGCGCGGCGAACTGGTGCGGCTGCTGGGCGAAGAACTGCGCGCCCACAAGGCCGAACTCGGCCGCCTGGTGTCGATCGAGGTCGGCAAGATACCGTCCGAGGGCCTGGGCGAAGTCCAGGAGATGATCGACATCTGCGATTTCGCCGTGGGTCTGTCGCGCCAGCTCTATGGCCTGACCATCGCCACCGAGCGTCCCGGACATCGCATGATGGAAACCTGGCATCCGCTGGGCGTCGTCGGTGTCATCTCGGCCTTCAATTTTCCCGTAGCGGTATGGTCGTGGAATACGGCACTTGCCCTGGTCTGCGGCGATGCGGTGGTGTGGAAGCCGTCGGAGAAGACGCCGCTGACCGCATTGGCCTGCGCGGCGATCTTTGCGCGCGCGGTCAAGCGTTTTGGTTCGGATGCGCCCGATGGCCTGGTCTCGGTGCTGATCGGTGATCGCGCCGTCGGCGAGATCCTGGTCGATCACCCGAAAGTGCCGCTGGTCTCGGCCACCGGTTCGACGCGCATGGGCCGTGATGTCGGTCCGCGCCTGGCCAAGCGCTTTGCCCGTGCCGTGCTGGAGCTTGGCGGCAACAATGCCGGCATTGTCTGCCCGACCGCCGATCTCGACATGGCGTTGCGCGCCATTGCCTTCGGCGCCATGGGCACGGCCGGACAGCGCTGCACGACGCTGCGCCGCCTGTTCGTCCATGACAGCGTCTACGACCAGCTCGTTCCCCGCCTGAAGAAGGCCTATCAGAGCGTCTCCGTCGGCAATCCGCTGGAGACCACGTCGCTGGTCGGTCCGCTGATCGACAAGGCCGCCTTCGACGCCATGCGGAAGGCGATCACCGAAGCCACCGCCCATGGCGGCAAGGTGACCGGCGGCACGCGGGTCGAGAATGGTCATCCCGATGCCTATTACGTTCATCCGGCGCTGGTCGAGATGCCCAAACAGGTATCGCCGGTGACCGAAGAGACCTTCGCGCCGATCCTCTATGTGATGAAGTATTCCGATTTCGACGCGGTGCTTGACGAGCACAATGCGGTGGGTGCCGGCCTTTCCTCGTCGATCTTCACGCGCGACCTGCAGGAATCCGAGCGCTTCCTTGGCGTCGACGGTTCGGACTGCGGCATCGCCAATGTCAACATCGGCACGTCCGGCGCCGAGATCGGCGGCGCGTTCGGTGGCGAGAAGGAGACGGGCGGCGGCCGTGAATCAGGTTCCGACGCCTGGAAGGCCTATATGCGCCGCGCCACCAACACGGTGAACTACTCCAAGGCGCTGCCACTTGCCCAGGGCGTCTCGTTCGACATCGAGTGA
- a CDS encoding efflux transporter outer membrane subunit, translated as MGLRHRQVHTGSRLCRLSLIGLIGLGLSGCVLGTEHPDAALEVPAAYGNGPRHPDAAVPSLDWWRGFRSEELTGLVEQAQASNLDIAVAVAQIIQAEAQAGVAGAPLLPSLSAGASAERLRQQGSNNNQFNLGLSASYMLDFWGKNRATLYAAEKNALASRYNREVVALSTTVAVANTYFQILAAQDQIKVARDNLAASTRILNLIQKQLAGGTTTQLDVSQQAALVATVRASIPPLEVTRRQNIAAIAVLVARAPADFNVRGQSLSRISIPRVTPGLPSELLVQRPDIRQAEAQLAASNFSVESARAAFLPQIQLTGTTGFQSAALSSLFGPGAWYYTLAASLAQPILDGNLLKSELKQASGVQLQDLQAYRKAVLSAFADVEMALVALEQTTIQMRLQNDVVTNARKAFQVAEAQLNGGTVNLVTVLQTEQTLFSAESSLVQVRLNRALAATSLFQALGGGWNKPAPVPVVVAGSAPPS; from the coding sequence ATGGGCCTGAGACACCGGCAAGTCCACACTGGCTCCCGACTATGTCGGTTGTCGCTAATCGGCCTGATCGGGCTTGGCCTGTCGGGCTGCGTCCTCGGCACCGAGCATCCCGACGCCGCATTGGAGGTTCCGGCGGCTTACGGCAATGGCCCACGCCATCCCGATGCGGCCGTTCCGTCACTGGACTGGTGGCGCGGCTTCCGTTCCGAGGAACTGACCGGCTTGGTCGAGCAGGCCCAGGCCTCCAATCTCGACATCGCGGTGGCGGTGGCGCAGATTATCCAGGCCGAAGCCCAGGCCGGCGTCGCCGGCGCGCCGCTGCTGCCGAGCCTGTCGGCCGGCGCGTCGGCCGAGCGGCTGCGCCAGCAGGGAAGCAACAACAACCAGTTCAATCTCGGCCTCTCGGCGAGTTACATGCTCGATTTCTGGGGGAAGAACCGCGCAACGCTATACGCGGCCGAGAAGAACGCGCTGGCCAGCCGCTACAACCGCGAGGTCGTAGCCCTCAGCACCACCGTCGCGGTCGCCAACACCTACTTCCAGATCCTGGCCGCCCAGGACCAGATCAAGGTGGCGCGCGACAATCTCGCCGCCTCGACGCGCATCCTCAATCTTATCCAGAAGCAGCTCGCCGGCGGCACGACAACGCAGCTCGATGTTTCGCAGCAGGCGGCATTGGTCGCGACCGTGCGAGCCTCGATCCCTCCGCTGGAGGTGACGCGCCGCCAGAACATCGCCGCGATCGCCGTGCTGGTGGCGCGCGCGCCCGCCGACTTCAACGTGCGTGGCCAGAGCCTGTCGCGCATATCCATACCGCGCGTGACCCCCGGCCTGCCCTCGGAGCTTCTGGTCCAGCGGCCCGATATCCGCCAGGCCGAGGCGCAGCTTGCCGCGTCCAACTTCAGCGTCGAGTCCGCACGCGCGGCCTTCCTGCCGCAGATCCAGCTGACCGGCACGACGGGTTTCCAGAGCGCGGCGCTCTCCTCGCTGTTCGGCCCAGGCGCCTGGTACTACACACTTGCCGCCAGCCTGGCGCAGCCGATCCTTGACGGCAATCTGCTGAAGAGTGAGTTGAAACAGGCGAGCGGCGTGCAGTTGCAAGACCTGCAGGCCTACCGCAAGGCGGTGCTGTCGGCCTTCGCGGATGTGGAGATGGCGCTGGTTGCGCTCGAACAGACCACGATCCAGATGCGGCTGCAAAACGACGTCGTGACCAACGCCCGCAAGGCCTTCCAGGTGGCCGAGGCGCAATTGAACGGGGGCACGGTCAACCTGGTCACCGTCCTGCAGACGGAACAGACGCTTTTCTCCGCCGAGTCCTCATTGGTACAGGTTCGCCTGAACCGCGCTCTTGCGGCGACCAGCCTTTTCCAGGCGCTGGGCGGCGGTTGGAACAAGCCCGCGCCCGTGCCCGTGGTTGTCGCGGGTTCGGCGCCCCCGTCATAG
- a CDS encoding efflux RND transporter permease subunit gives MNLSAPFIRRPVATILLTFGLLAAGLVAYPQLPVAPLPEVDYPVISVQASLPGASPQVVANTVASPLERHLGEIADVNEMTSSSSVGSARITLQFGLDRDIDGAARDVQAAINAARADLPSSLRSNPTYRKVNPADAPILILTLTSDTLSKGQIYDAASTVLAQKLAQVDGIGEVSVGGSSLPAVRVELIPQALYNYGIGLEDVRAALASANAHSPKGAIDVGTQRYQIYANDQASQADAYRSLIVAYRNGAPIRLSDVGQVNDSVENIRNAGLANGKPGVLIILNRSPNANIIATVDRVKALLPSLRASISPAIDLSMAVDRSTTIRASLLEVGQTLMIAIGLVILVVFAFLRDVRSALVPIVAVPVSLVGTLAVMYLLGFSIDNLSLMALTVATGFVVDDAIVMLENISRYTSAGMGRMQAAIKGAQEVGFTVLSMSISLIAVFIPILLMGGIIGRLFREFAVTLSAAILVSLAISLTTTPMMCSLLLRSEKGRVHGRLYRFSERVFDAMLNGYRRSLSWALDNPLLIMAVLLATLCLNGYLYVTIPKGFFPQQDTGRLTGSIQADQATSFQSMSQKLSQFSAIVSKDPAVDAAVGFTGGGQTNSGFMFVSLKPRAERGVSADQVIGRLRRQLAVVPGATLFLQAVQDIRVGGRQSNAQYQYTMQGDSFDELAEWAPKLAAALQTEPRLTDVNSDQQNKGLEADVVIDRDTASRLGITVSQIDNTLYDAFGQRQVSTIYVARNQYHVIMEVAPQYWQSPEALKQVYVSTSGGSVQGSQSSNAVAGTFVAPGQSSSATSIAADAARNQATNSITSTGKSSASTGSAVSTSNETMVPLSTVASYGPGSTPLAVNHQGLFVATTLSFNLAPGVALSDGVAAINEAADRIGVPSTIHGSFQGTAKVFQDSLSDQPLLILAALIAVYVVLGILYESYAHPLTILSTLPSAGVGALLALSLFNIEFSIMALIGVILLIGIVKKNAIMMIDFALAAERGEGKSAHDAIYQACLLRFRPIMMTTMAALFGAVPLAIGLGEGSELRQPLGIAIVGGLILSQILTLYTTPVIYIYVDRFGSWCRRLRSRSWRPWQPTAQPGE, from the coding sequence ATGAACCTGTCGGCGCCCTTCATCCGGAGGCCCGTGGCGACGATCCTGCTGACCTTCGGCCTGTTGGCCGCCGGTCTGGTGGCCTACCCGCAACTGCCGGTGGCGCCGCTGCCCGAGGTCGACTACCCGGTGATCTCGGTGCAGGCCTCGCTGCCCGGCGCCAGTCCGCAGGTCGTGGCCAACACGGTGGCGAGCCCGCTCGAACGGCATCTCGGCGAAATCGCTGACGTCAACGAGATGACGTCGTCCTCAAGCGTCGGCAGCGCGCGCATCACCTTGCAGTTCGGCCTCGACCGCGACATCGACGGCGCGGCACGCGACGTCCAGGCGGCGATCAACGCCGCCCGCGCCGACCTGCCGTCGAGCCTGCGTTCCAACCCCACCTATCGCAAGGTCAATCCGGCCGACGCCCCGATCCTCATTCTGACGCTGACCTCCGACACGCTCTCCAAGGGCCAGATCTACGACGCCGCGAGCACGGTGCTGGCGCAGAAGCTGGCCCAGGTCGACGGCATCGGCGAGGTGTCGGTCGGCGGCAGTTCGCTGCCGGCGGTGCGCGTCGAACTCATCCCGCAGGCCCTCTACAATTACGGCATCGGACTGGAGGACGTGCGCGCCGCACTCGCATCCGCCAACGCTCACAGTCCCAAGGGCGCCATCGATGTCGGCACGCAGCGCTATCAGATCTATGCCAACGACCAGGCGAGCCAGGCCGATGCCTACCGGTCACTGATCGTCGCCTATCGCAACGGCGCGCCTATCCGGCTCTCCGATGTCGGACAGGTCAATGATTCCGTCGAGAACATCCGCAATGCCGGACTGGCGAACGGCAAGCCGGGGGTGCTGATCATCCTCAACCGGTCGCCCAACGCCAACATCATCGCGACGGTGGACCGCGTGAAAGCGCTGCTGCCATCATTGCGAGCCTCGATCTCGCCGGCCATCGACCTGTCAATGGCCGTCGACCGCTCGACGACCATCCGGGCCTCGCTGCTCGAGGTCGGGCAGACGCTGATGATCGCCATCGGCCTGGTCATCCTCGTCGTCTTCGCCTTCCTGCGCGACGTGCGCTCGGCGCTGGTGCCGATCGTGGCGGTGCCGGTGTCGCTGGTCGGCACGCTGGCCGTCATGTACCTGCTCGGCTTCAGCATCGACAATCTGTCGCTGATGGCGCTGACCGTCGCCACCGGCTTTGTCGTCGACGACGCCATCGTCATGCTGGAGAACATCTCGCGCTACACCTCGGCCGGCATGGGCCGCATGCAGGCGGCGATCAAGGGCGCGCAGGAAGTCGGCTTCACCGTGCTGTCGATGAGCATTTCGCTCATCGCCGTCTTCATTCCCATCCTGCTCATGGGCGGCATCATCGGCCGGCTGTTTCGCGAATTCGCCGTCACTCTGTCGGCCGCGATCCTGGTGTCGCTGGCCATCTCGCTGACCACGACGCCGATGATGTGTTCGCTGCTGCTGCGCAGCGAGAAGGGCCGCGTGCATGGCCGGCTCTACCGTTTCAGCGAGCGCGTCTTCGACGCCATGCTGAACGGCTACCGCCGCTCGCTCTCCTGGGCGCTGGACAATCCCTTGCTGATCATGGCGGTGCTGCTGGCGACGCTCTGCCTCAATGGCTATCTCTACGTCACCATCCCCAAGGGCTTCTTCCCGCAGCAGGATACCGGACGGCTGACCGGCTCGATCCAGGCCGACCAGGCGACATCCTTCCAGTCGATGTCGCAGAAGCTCAGCCAGTTCTCCGCCATCGTCAGCAAGGACCCGGCCGTCGACGCGGCGGTCGGCTTCACTGGCGGCGGCCAGACCAATTCCGGCTTCATGTTCGTGTCGCTGAAGCCGCGGGCCGAGCGCGGCGTTTCAGCCGACCAGGTGATCGGCCGGCTGCGGCGCCAGCTCGCCGTGGTGCCCGGTGCCACGCTGTTCCTGCAGGCGGTGCAGGACATCCGCGTCGGCGGGCGGCAATCGAACGCGCAATACCAATACACCATGCAGGGCGACAGTTTCGACGAGTTGGCGGAATGGGCGCCGAAACTCGCCGCCGCGTTGCAGACCGAGCCCAGGCTCACCGACGTCAACTCGGACCAGCAGAACAAGGGACTGGAGGCCGATGTCGTCATCGACCGCGATACCGCCTCACGCCTCGGCATCACCGTGAGCCAGATCGACAACACGCTCTACGATGCGTTCGGCCAGCGCCAGGTGTCCACCATCTATGTGGCGCGCAACCAGTACCACGTCATCATGGAGGTGGCGCCGCAGTACTGGCAGAGCCCCGAGGCGCTGAAACAGGTCTATGTCAGCACGTCGGGCGGATCCGTGCAGGGCTCACAGTCGAGCAACGCGGTCGCCGGCACGTTCGTCGCGCCCGGACAGTCCAGCAGCGCGACCTCGATCGCGGCGGATGCGGCGCGCAACCAGGCCACCAACTCCATCACCAGCACCGGCAAGTCCTCAGCCTCGACCGGCTCCGCCGTTAGCACCAGCAACGAGACGATGGTGCCGCTCTCGACAGTGGCGAGCTATGGCCCAGGCAGCACGCCGCTTGCCGTCAACCACCAGGGGCTGTTCGTGGCCACGACGCTCTCCTTCAACCTTGCACCGGGCGTGGCGCTCAGCGACGGCGTGGCCGCGATCAACGAGGCGGCGGATCGCATCGGCGTGCCCAGCACCATCCACGGCAGCTTCCAGGGCACGGCCAAGGTGTTCCAGGATTCGCTCTCCGACCAGCCGCTGCTGATCCTTGCCGCGCTCATCGCTGTCTATGTCGTGCTCGGCATCCTCTACGAAAGCTACGCGCATCCGCTGACCATTCTCTCCACCCTGCCCTCGGCCGGCGTCGGTGCGCTGCTAGCCCTGTCGCTGTTCAACATCGAGTTTTCCATCATGGCGCTCATCGGCGTCATCCTGCTCATCGGCATCGTCAAGAAGAATGCGATCATGATGATCGACTTCGCGCTGGCGGCCGAGCGCGGCGAGGGCAAATCGGCGCATGACGCCATCTACCAGGCGTGCCTGCTGCGCTTCCGCCCGATCATGATGACGACCATGGCGGCGCTGTTTGGTGCCGTGCCGCTTGCCATCGGCCTTGGCGAAGGCAGCGAACTGCGCCAACCCCTGGGGATAGCCATCGTCGGAGGCTTGATCCTGAGCCAGATTCTGACCCTCTATACGACTCCGGTCATCTACATCTACGTCGACCGATTCGGGAGCTGGTGCCGGCGGTTGCGTTCTCGGTCGTGGCGTCCGTGGCAGCCAACCGCACAACCGGGAGAGTGA